In Prunus dulcis chromosome 1, ALMONDv2, whole genome shotgun sequence, the following are encoded in one genomic region:
- the LOC117626473 gene encoding chaperone protein ClpB3, mitochondrial isoform X2, with translation MASRRATRLTQSTLALASLNASKASRNSLSQSRAISVAASARAFGSSVAPFSRPNVVSESSTVVSVKCLATAFTRSFHSSTPKFYSATTSSQANPNEYTEMAWEGIVGAVDAARVSKQQVVETEHLMKALLEQKDGLARRIFTKAGVDNTTVLQATDNFIAQQPKVTGSTSGPIMGSHLSGVLDNARRQKKDMGDDFVSVEHLVLAFQSDTRFGQQLFRNLQLSDKDLKEAVKDVRGSQRVTDQNPEGKYEALDKYGNDLTELARRGKLDPVIGRDDEIRRCIQILSRRTKNNPVIIGEPGVGKTAIAEGLAQRIVRGDVPEPLLNRKLISLDMGSLVAGAKFRGDFEERLKAVLKEVTASNGQIILFIDEIHTVVGAGATSGAMDAGNLLKPMLGRGELRCIGATTLNEYRKYIEKDPALERRFQQVFCGQPSVEDTISILRGLRERYELHHGVKISDSALVSAAVLSDRYITGRFLPDKAIDLVDEAAAKLKMEITSKPTELDEVDRAVLKLEMEKLSVQNDTDKSSKERLSKLENDLALLKQKQKELTEQWDHEKALMTRIRSVKEEIDRVNQEMEAAERDYDLNRAAELKYGTLTSLQRQLEQAEKNLAEYQKSGNALLREEVTDLDIAEIVSKWTGIPLSNLQQSERDKLVMLEQVLHKRVVGQDIAVKSVADAIRRSRAGLSDPNRPIASFMFMGPTGVGKTELAKALAGYLFNTENALVRIDMSEYMEKHAVSRLVGAPPGYVGYEEGGQLTEVVRRRPYCVVLFDEIEKAHHDVFNILLQLLDDGRITDSQGRTVSFTNCVVIMTSNLGSHYILETLRNTHDSKDAVYDVMKRQVVELARQTFRPEFMNRIDEYIVFQPLDSKEISSIVELQRWWLNASMPIPIADEPVERQAEAEEN, from the exons ATGGCGAGCCGCAGAGCCACAAGACTCACCCAGTCGACTTTGGCTTTGGCATCCCTGAACGCCTCTAAAGCCTCaagaaactctctctctcagtctcGTGCAATCTCAGTGGCAGCCTCCGCTCGCGCCTTCGGTAGCTCCGTCGCTCCGTTCTCTCGCCCCAACGTTGTTTCAGAGAGCAGTACTGTCGTTTCAGTCAAGTGTTTGGCAACCGCCTTCACTCGCAGCTTTCACTCTTCCACTCCCAAATTCTACTCAGCCACAACCTCTTCTCAG GCTAATCCGAATGAGTACACTGAAATGGCTTGGGAGGGCATTGTGGGTGCTGTTGATGCCGCCCGAGTTAGCAAGCAACAGGTTGTGGAAACTGAGCACTTAATGAAAGCGCTTTTGGAGCAAAAGGATGGTTTGGCCAGGAGAATTTTCACCAAGGCTGGCGTAGACAACACCACGGTTCTTCAAGCTACTGATAACTTCATTGCTCAGCAACCCAAG GTGACGGGTTCCACCTCTGGGCCTATAATGGGCTCACATCTGAGTGGTGTGTTGGACAATGCCCGGCGGCAGAAGAAAGACATGGGAGATGATTTCGTGTCGGTGGAGCACCTTGTGTTGGCGTTCCAGTCAGATACTCGGTTTGGGCAGCAATTGTTTAGAAATCTCCAGCTTAGTGATAAGGATTTGAAGGAGGCTGTTAAGGATGTTCGTGGAAGTCAAAGAGTCACTGATCAAA ATCCTGAAGGAAAATATGAGGCCTTGGATAAATACGGGAATGACTTAACTGAACTCGCTAGGCGTGGCAAACTTGATCCTGTTATAGGCCGAGATGATGAAATACGACGGTGTATCCAGATATTGTCCAGGAGAACGAAAAACAATCCTGTTATTATTGGTGAGCCTGGTGTGGGAAAAACTGCAATTGCTGAAGG ATTAGCTCAACGAATTGTGCGTGGGGATGTTCCAGAACCGCTATTGAATAGAAAG TTGATTTCCTTAGATATGGGTTCATTGGTTGCTGGTGCCAAGTTTCGTGGGGATTTTGAGGAAAGGTTGAAAGCTGTTTTGAAGGAAGTTACTGCTTCAAATGGACAGATTATATTATTCATTGATGAGATTCATACTGTTGTAGGAGCAG GGGCTACAAGTGGTGCAATGGATGCTGGGAACTTGTTGAAGCCAATGCTTGGGAGAGGTGAGCTTCGTTGTATAGGAGCAACTACATTAAATGAGTACAGAAAATACATTGAGAAGGATCCTGCACTTGAGCGTAGATTTCAACAAGTATTTTGTGGCCAGCCATCTGTTGAAGACACAATATCCATTCTTCGTGGCTTGCGTGAGCGCTATGAGCTGCATCATGGTGTGAAAATATCAGATAGTGCCCTTGTTTCTGCAGCTGTTCTTTCTGACAGATACATTACAGGACGTTTTTTGCCTGACAAAG CCATTGATCTTGTTGATGAAGCTGCTGCAAAGCTGAAGATGGAGATCACTTCTAAGCCCACTGAATTGGATGAGGTAGACAGAGCTGTGTTGAAGTTGGAGATGGAGAAGCTGTCTGTCCAAAATGACACTGATAAATCATCGAAAGAAAGGTTAAGCAAACTGGAAAATGATCTGGCATTGCTTAagcagaaacaaaaagaattaaCCGAACAATGGGATCATGAGAAGGCTCTCATGACTCGGATACGATCAGTTAAAGAAGAG ATTGATAGAGTAAACCAAGAGATGGAAGCTGCTGAACGTGATTATGACCTAAATCGTGCTGCAGAGCTCAAATATGGAACTCTAACATCCCTACAACGCCAGTTAGAACAGGCAGAGAAAAACCTTGCTGAGTATCAGAAGTCTGGAAATGCTTTGCTTCGAGAAGAAGTCACCGATCTTGATATTGCTGAAATTGTAAGCAAATGGACTGGTATACCCTTGTCAAACCTTCAACAATCAGAAAGAGACAAGCTAGTTATGCTAGAACAGGTTCTTCATAAGAGGGTGGTCGGTCAGGATATAGCTGTGAAATCAGTGGCTGATGCAATTCGACGTTCAAGGGCAGGCCTATCTGACCCAAACCGACCAATAGCAAGTTTTATGTTCATGGGTCCAACTGGTGTGGGGAAAACAGAGTTAGCAAAGGCTTTGGCTGGCTATCTCTTTAACACGGAAAATGCTCTTGTCAGAATTGATATGAGTGAGTATATGGAAAAACATGCAGTTTCACGCTTGGTTGGGGCACCACCTGGTTATGTCGGTTACGAAGAAGGTGGGCAGTTAACAGAAGTGGTTCGTCGAAGACCTTATTGTGTAGTGCTGTTTGATGAAATAGAGAAAGCACATCATGATGTCTTCAACATTTTATTACAATTGTTGGATGATGGGAGGATCACCGACTCTCAAGGGCGAACTGTAAGCTTCACCAATTGTGTGGTGATAATGACCTCAAACCTGGGCTCCCACTACATACTTGAAACTCTTCGTAATACACATGATAGCAAGGATGCAGTTTATGACGTGATGAAAAGACAAGTTGTTGAGTTGGCGAGACAAACTTTCCGCCCTGAATTTATGAATCGAATTGACGAGTATATTGTCTTCCAGCCTTTGGACTCAAAAGAGATCAGTAGTATTGTTGAGCTACAA AGATGGTGGTTAAATGCTTCAATGCCCATTCCGATTGCAGATGAACCGGTTGAAAGACAGGCTGAAGCAGAAGAAAATTGA
- the LOC117626473 gene encoding chaperone protein ClpB4, mitochondrial isoform X1, which translates to MASRRATRLTQSTLALASLNASKASRNSLSQSRAISVAASARAFGSSVAPFSRPNVVSESSTVVSVKCLATAFTRSFHSSTPKFYSATTSSQANPNEYTEMAWEGIVGAVDAARVSKQQVVETEHLMKALLEQKDGLARRIFTKAGVDNTTVLQATDNFIAQQPKVTGSTSGPIMGSHLSGVLDNARRQKKDMGDDFVSVEHLVLAFQSDTRFGQQLFRNLQLSDKDLKEAVKDVRGSQRVTDQNPEGKYEALDKYGNDLTELARRGKLDPVIGRDDEIRRCIQILSRRTKNNPVIIGEPGVGKTAIAEGLAQRIVRGDVPEPLLNRKLISLDMGSLVAGAKFRGDFEERLKAVLKEVTASNGQIILFIDEIHTVVGAGATSGAMDAGNLLKPMLGRGELRCIGATTLNEYRKYIEKDPALERRFQQVFCGQPSVEDTISILRGLRERYELHHGVKISDSALVSAAVLSDRYITGRFLPDKAIDLVDEAAAKLKMEITSKPTELDEVDRAVLKLEMEKLSVQNDTDKSSKERLSKLENDLALLKQKQKELTEQWDHEKALMTRIRSVKEEIDRVNQEMEAAERDYDLNRAAELKYGTLTSLQRQLEQAEKNLAEYQKSGNALLREEVTDLDIAEIVSKWTGIPLSNLQQSERDKLVMLEQVLHKRVVGQDIAVKSVADAIRRSRAGLSDPNRPIASFMFMGPTGVGKTELAKALAGYLFNTENALVRIDMSEYMEKHAVSRLVGAPPGYVGYEEGGQLTEVVRRRPYCVVLFDEIEKAHHDVFNILLQLLDDGRITDSQGRTVSFTNCVVIMTSNLGSHYILETLRNTHDSKDAVYDVMKRQVVELARQTFRPEFMNRIDEYIVFQPLDSKEISSIVELQMNRLKDRLKQKKIDLYYTKEAVELLGTLGFDPNYGARPVKRVIQQLVENEIAMGFLRGDFNEEDSLIVDAEVPPSVKDLPPHKRLRIKKLENTSTVDAMVAND; encoded by the exons ATGGCGAGCCGCAGAGCCACAAGACTCACCCAGTCGACTTTGGCTTTGGCATCCCTGAACGCCTCTAAAGCCTCaagaaactctctctctcagtctcGTGCAATCTCAGTGGCAGCCTCCGCTCGCGCCTTCGGTAGCTCCGTCGCTCCGTTCTCTCGCCCCAACGTTGTTTCAGAGAGCAGTACTGTCGTTTCAGTCAAGTGTTTGGCAACCGCCTTCACTCGCAGCTTTCACTCTTCCACTCCCAAATTCTACTCAGCCACAACCTCTTCTCAG GCTAATCCGAATGAGTACACTGAAATGGCTTGGGAGGGCATTGTGGGTGCTGTTGATGCCGCCCGAGTTAGCAAGCAACAGGTTGTGGAAACTGAGCACTTAATGAAAGCGCTTTTGGAGCAAAAGGATGGTTTGGCCAGGAGAATTTTCACCAAGGCTGGCGTAGACAACACCACGGTTCTTCAAGCTACTGATAACTTCATTGCTCAGCAACCCAAG GTGACGGGTTCCACCTCTGGGCCTATAATGGGCTCACATCTGAGTGGTGTGTTGGACAATGCCCGGCGGCAGAAGAAAGACATGGGAGATGATTTCGTGTCGGTGGAGCACCTTGTGTTGGCGTTCCAGTCAGATACTCGGTTTGGGCAGCAATTGTTTAGAAATCTCCAGCTTAGTGATAAGGATTTGAAGGAGGCTGTTAAGGATGTTCGTGGAAGTCAAAGAGTCACTGATCAAA ATCCTGAAGGAAAATATGAGGCCTTGGATAAATACGGGAATGACTTAACTGAACTCGCTAGGCGTGGCAAACTTGATCCTGTTATAGGCCGAGATGATGAAATACGACGGTGTATCCAGATATTGTCCAGGAGAACGAAAAACAATCCTGTTATTATTGGTGAGCCTGGTGTGGGAAAAACTGCAATTGCTGAAGG ATTAGCTCAACGAATTGTGCGTGGGGATGTTCCAGAACCGCTATTGAATAGAAAG TTGATTTCCTTAGATATGGGTTCATTGGTTGCTGGTGCCAAGTTTCGTGGGGATTTTGAGGAAAGGTTGAAAGCTGTTTTGAAGGAAGTTACTGCTTCAAATGGACAGATTATATTATTCATTGATGAGATTCATACTGTTGTAGGAGCAG GGGCTACAAGTGGTGCAATGGATGCTGGGAACTTGTTGAAGCCAATGCTTGGGAGAGGTGAGCTTCGTTGTATAGGAGCAACTACATTAAATGAGTACAGAAAATACATTGAGAAGGATCCTGCACTTGAGCGTAGATTTCAACAAGTATTTTGTGGCCAGCCATCTGTTGAAGACACAATATCCATTCTTCGTGGCTTGCGTGAGCGCTATGAGCTGCATCATGGTGTGAAAATATCAGATAGTGCCCTTGTTTCTGCAGCTGTTCTTTCTGACAGATACATTACAGGACGTTTTTTGCCTGACAAAG CCATTGATCTTGTTGATGAAGCTGCTGCAAAGCTGAAGATGGAGATCACTTCTAAGCCCACTGAATTGGATGAGGTAGACAGAGCTGTGTTGAAGTTGGAGATGGAGAAGCTGTCTGTCCAAAATGACACTGATAAATCATCGAAAGAAAGGTTAAGCAAACTGGAAAATGATCTGGCATTGCTTAagcagaaacaaaaagaattaaCCGAACAATGGGATCATGAGAAGGCTCTCATGACTCGGATACGATCAGTTAAAGAAGAG ATTGATAGAGTAAACCAAGAGATGGAAGCTGCTGAACGTGATTATGACCTAAATCGTGCTGCAGAGCTCAAATATGGAACTCTAACATCCCTACAACGCCAGTTAGAACAGGCAGAGAAAAACCTTGCTGAGTATCAGAAGTCTGGAAATGCTTTGCTTCGAGAAGAAGTCACCGATCTTGATATTGCTGAAATTGTAAGCAAATGGACTGGTATACCCTTGTCAAACCTTCAACAATCAGAAAGAGACAAGCTAGTTATGCTAGAACAGGTTCTTCATAAGAGGGTGGTCGGTCAGGATATAGCTGTGAAATCAGTGGCTGATGCAATTCGACGTTCAAGGGCAGGCCTATCTGACCCAAACCGACCAATAGCAAGTTTTATGTTCATGGGTCCAACTGGTGTGGGGAAAACAGAGTTAGCAAAGGCTTTGGCTGGCTATCTCTTTAACACGGAAAATGCTCTTGTCAGAATTGATATGAGTGAGTATATGGAAAAACATGCAGTTTCACGCTTGGTTGGGGCACCACCTGGTTATGTCGGTTACGAAGAAGGTGGGCAGTTAACAGAAGTGGTTCGTCGAAGACCTTATTGTGTAGTGCTGTTTGATGAAATAGAGAAAGCACATCATGATGTCTTCAACATTTTATTACAATTGTTGGATGATGGGAGGATCACCGACTCTCAAGGGCGAACTGTAAGCTTCACCAATTGTGTGGTGATAATGACCTCAAACCTGGGCTCCCACTACATACTTGAAACTCTTCGTAATACACATGATAGCAAGGATGCAGTTTATGACGTGATGAAAAGACAAGTTGTTGAGTTGGCGAGACAAACTTTCCGCCCTGAATTTATGAATCGAATTGACGAGTATATTGTCTTCCAGCCTTTGGACTCAAAAGAGATCAGTAGTATTGTTGAGCTACAA ATGAACCGGTTGAAAGACAGGCTGAAGCAGAAGAAAATTGATCTTTACTACACAAAGGAAGCTGTGGAGCTTCTGGGTACATTGGGCTTTGATCCAAACTATGGTGCAAGACCAGTTAAGCGGGTGATACAACAGTTGGTTGAGAATGAAATTGCAATGGGATTCTTGAGAGGGGATTTCAATGAGGAAGACTCTCTTATTGTTGATGCTGAGGTGCCCCCATCTGTCAAAGACCTTCCTCCCCATAAGAGGTTGCGCATCAAGAAACTGGAGAACACGTCTACTGTGGATGCCATGGTTGCGAATGACTGA
- the LOC117615754 gene encoding U-box domain-containing protein 7: protein MAKCHRNDIGSVVLDRATTTTSAGGGGHFRLWSSFSGASFRRKIFYAVSCGGSSRYRHHNDKNNVAPSSPPPPQATATRSTTTKTTPQSHSKEKELEKVKPKSEKLSDLLNLAQFSESENDDVTKKKVEALDELKRVAKELQVEDDSAKRKEAASRVRLLAKEDVEARATLAMLGVIPPLVALLDSDDVVAQIASLYALLNLGIGNDVNKAAILQAGAVHKMLKLIESPNPPDPSVSEAIIANFLGLSALDSNKPIIGASGAIPFMVKTLKNLDNTSSPQAKQDALRALYNLSIFPSNISFILETDLIPFFLNSLGDMEVSERILAILSNMVSVPEGRKAISSVRDAFPILVDALNWNDSPGCQEKASYILMVMAHKAFGDRQAMIEAGMVSALLELTLLGSTLAQKRASRILECLRVDKGKQVSQSFGGSMGAVVSAPICGSSSSSTNPNMGSKECLEEEEDMMSEEKKAVKQLVQQSLQNNMRRIVKRANLPQDFVPSDHFKSLTSSSTSKSLPF, encoded by the exons ATGGCCAAGTGTCACCGAAACGACATCGGATCCGTCGTGCTAGACCGCGCTACCACCACCACGTCCGCCGGAGGAGGCGGTCACTTCCGTCTCTGGTCATCCTTCTCCGGTGCTTCATTCCGCCGGAAAATCTTCTACGCCGTCAGTTGCGGCGGCAGCTCCCGCTATCGCCACCACAACGACAAAAACAACGTCGCTCCGTCCAGTCCTCCCCCTCCCCAGGCCACTGCCACTAGATCAACGACGACAAAAACGACGCCGCAGTCGCACTCCAAAGAAAAAGAGCTGGAAAAGGTAAAACCGAAGTCCGAGAAGCTCTCGGATCTTCTGAACCTCGCGCAGTTTTCGGAGTCAGAGAACGACGACGTGACCAAGAAGAAGGTGGAGGCTTTGGATGAGCTGAAGCGCGTGGCGAAGGAATTGCAGGTCGAAGACGACTCGGCGAAGAGGAAAGAGGCGGCCAGCAGAGTGAGATTGCTCGCCAAGGAAGATGTGGAAGCCAGAGCGACGCTGGCGATGCTCGGAGTCATTCCTCCGCTCGTCGCCTTGCTCGACTCCGACGACGTCGTTGCTCAGATCGCATCGCTCTACGCTCTGCTCAATCTCGGGATCGGCAACGATGT AAACAAGGCTGCAATTCTCCAAGCAGGGGCTGTTCACAAAATGCTTAAACTCATTGAATCCCCAAATCCTCCAGACCCATCAGTCTCAGAAGCTATAATTGCAAATTTCCTTGGCTTAAGCGCATTGGATTCGAATAAACCCATCATTGGAGCTTCAGGTGCCATACCCTTCATGGTTAAAACCCTCAAGAATTTGGACAACACAAGTAGCCCTCAAGCTAAGCAAGATGCCTTGAGAGCTCTCTACAACCTTTCAATCTTCCCATCCAATATTTCGTTCATATTGGAAACTGATTTGATCCCATTTTTCCTGAATTCGCTTGGAGACATGGAAGTGAGTGAAAGAATCCTTGCAATTCTAAGCAACATGGTATCTGTCCCCGAAGGTCGAAAAGCAATTAGCAGTGTCCGGGATGCATTCCCAATATTGGTTGATGCATTGAATTGGAACGATTCGCCGGGGTGTCAAGAGAAGGCATCCTACATTTTGATGGTGATGGCACACAAGGCATTTGGGGATAGGCAAGCCATGATCGAGGCAGGAATGGTATCGGCATTGCTTGAATTAACGCTTTTGGGTAGCACATTGGCACAGAAGAGAGCCTCAAGGATCTTGGAGTGTTTGAGAGTGGATAAAGGAAAGCAGGTTTCACAAAGCTTTGGTGGGAGTATGGGTGCAGTGGTTTCTGCTCCCATTTGTGGCTCTTCGTCGTCTTCTACAAACCCGAACATGGGTTCCAAGGAGTGTttggaagaggaggaggacaTGATGAGTGAGGAGAAGAAAGCCGTGAAGCAATTAGTGCAACAGAGTTTGCAAAACAACATGAGGAGGATCGTGAAGAGGGCCAATTTGCCGCAAGATTTCGTCCCATCGGATCATTTCAAGTCACTCACCtcaagttcaacttcaaagAGCTTGCCATTTTGA